The Podospora pseudocomata strain CBS 415.72m chromosome 1 map unlocalized CBS415.72m_1, whole genome shotgun sequence genome has a segment encoding these proteins:
- a CDS encoding uncharacterized protein (EggNog:ENOG503NUH8; COG:S) translates to MVDNNGAITAASGNSDGDDKKVGAGVNGGGENERDNTSSLSSGSGSGEPDDAILPRGQVDPVYEEKARILNRAIQEIGIGPYQYLLFLVVGFGWASDNLWPIATSLILPPIALEFLPSRPAYLTLAQNIGLLAGAIFWGFGCDVFGRKWAFNLTLGITAVFGMCAASSPNFAAIGVFASLWSFGVGGNLPVDSAIFLEFLPGSHQWLLTVLSVDWAVAQVVATLVAWPLLGGMTCQEGGNGGCERGENMGWRWFLIALGGLTLLMFGLRFAAFKIFESPKFLMGQGRDEEAVRVVHEVARRNGRESGLTVEDLRRAEPEGYVARTDVKVAVKRRLENVKMERVRVLFSTRKLAWSTGLIMAIWAFIGLGYPLYNAFLPYIQATRGADFGDGSTYLTYRNSLIIAAVGIPGALLGGYLVELPRFGRKGTLSLSTVLTGVFLYCSTTALDSQSLLGWNCAFNFTSNVMYAVLYSFTPELFPTPQRGTGNALTATCNRIFGIMAPMVAMFADLRTAAPVYTSGALFIAAGVLVLLLPFESRGKAAL, encoded by the exons ATGGTGGACAACAACGGTGCCATCACCGCAGCAAGCGGAAACAGCGACGGTGACGACAAGAAGGTTGGGGCTGGTGTAAACGGTGGGGGAGAAAACGAAAGAgacaacacctcctccctctcttctgGCTCGGGCTCGGGGGAGCCCGACGACGCGATCCTGCCTAGGGGGCAGGTCGATCCTGTGtatgaggagaaggcgaggattCTAAACCGGGCG ATCCAAGAAATAGGCATAGGACCCTACCAatacctcctcttcctcgtcgtcggcttcggctGGGCGAGCGACAACCTCTGGCCCATCGCCACGTCCCTCATCCTGCCCCCCATCGCATTGGAATTTCTCCCTTCCCGCCCGGCATACCTCACCCTCGCGCAAAACATTGGGCTTTTGGCAGGGGCGATATtctgggggtttgggtgtgATGTTTTTGGGAGGAAGTGGGCATTTAACCTCACGCTTGGGATCACGGCCGTGTTTGGGATGTGTGCTGCCTCCAGCCCAAACTTTGCGGCTATAGGGGTCTTTGCGAGCTTGTGGagttttggggtggggggaaacTTACCGGTGGACAGTGCGATCTTTTTGGAGTTTCTGCCGGGGAGTCATCAGTGGTTGTTGACTGTGTTAAGTGTGGACTGGGCGGTTGCGCAGGTGGTGGCTACGTTGGTTGCGTGGCCGCTTTTGGGCGGGATGACTTGTCAGGAGGGAGGAAACGGGGGttgtgagaggggggagaatatggggtggaggtggtttttGATTGCGCTCGGGGGGTTgacgttgttgatgtttgggTTGAGGTTTGCGGCGTTCAAGATTTTCGAGAGTCCCAAGTTTTTGATGGGGCAGGGAAGGGACGAGGAGGCTGTGAGGGTGGTTCACGAGGTGGCGAGACggaatgggagggagagCGGGTTGACGGTGGAGGACTTGAGGAGGGCTGAGCCGGAGGGGTATGTGGCGAGGACGGATGTCAAGGTTGCcgtgaagaggaggttggagaatgtcaagatggaaagggtgagggtgttgttttCGACGAGGAAGCTGGCGTGGTCGACGGGGTTGATTATGGCTATTTGGGCGTTTATTGGGTTGGGATATCCCCTTTACAATGCCTTCTTGCCGTATATTCAGGCCACGAGAGGAGCTGACTTTGGAGACGGGTCTACTTACCTGACATATCGTAACTCCCTCATCATTGCCGCTGTTGGCATCCCGGGAGCGCTTCTGGGAGGATATCTGGTCGAGCTGCCTCGCTTCGGCCGAAAAGGGACACTGTCTTTGTCGACAGTCTTGACCGGAGTGTTTTTGTATTGCTCGACAACGGCACTTGACTCCCAATCGCTACTCGGCTGGAACTGCGCGTTCAACTTTACGAGCAATGTGATGTACGCTGTCTTGTACAGTTTCACGCCAGAACTGTTTCCAACGCCCCAGAGAGGGACGGGGAACGCTTTGACGGCTACGTGCAATCGCATTTTTGGCATCATGGCG CCTATGGTGGCCATGTTTGCGGATCTACGAACTGCTGCGCCGGTCTACACCAGCGGCGCTCTTTTTATCGCTGCCGGAGTTTTGGTTCTTTTGTTGCCATTTGAGTCAAGGGGTAAAGCGGCGTTATGA
- a CDS encoding uncharacterized protein (EggNog:ENOG503P76V), translating into MEEYVEFYQTSCWSYKPKAIKKVIEKLAAQPVHNGRVEVLYDLEQRWFKITCHQDDAETLRRRFAAVAAEIEEDALGSDYEKVLGPSCYFDTDIDNEWIAGEQEYLNLLRSHEAEFKAYAFPTALASFQFKTCWDSLEKRDDGLTLDHVVSDDKLSQMEQETNVRIVTDLGKSLVFIGSHTKDCIHKAKGKLDVLLASKNMALLSLRNDHVLFTDNYVDEKLRPGFMVDLRYMTNIHPRLTSSTLLDPATVRRLDGAYSRMYEQGVSLRLCPYSHKKKWHVSLLGPHIPEPKTQQRYVLNSRPTMLEKDSDERPITAPVSQVQARATTTESRVVSWMEGLSIAPSSELRNNDLSAEPCVHPFDLEQDILGPLVEVPAISTTASATELIDMDSPSGLDEAALNTPVRPLQDIVEVSAPPLITVAPSGESGHSQHSGSTTSSLMEFSDDDVPTPTPFKYHDDFSTKRFQAMNQQSGQTAKKATPAPSAVSKPASKATQKTSNAVGMAAPSWTYGTVPFAEKLNMAIAKLLHKAPYRRGWVEVRVEFGRILLGDCDESALSFNSGQSAADGWNNQVVVYMLEQASRKLDTDKRRKDLRFTKILTTHGCDAEALLNMWNDGKQIWDPEQRKVDITYAIHCEMKRKGEEESYRFAIEARQNDTHCSVMVKPFHPIHDGDGIAPVYVHGLRHNWDMRVMLSHVDHDEVDKRVSRFAMVVFNSLQIRDNNGPNLTFCVPNYSATVTAVRALTRWYYPSIDRQNELQITEVEQLDMDTIEDIPNAAPGEKTKRIHAHPRLAKACQIKQRQGDFERWYEAAVLSTQLQESCQMNSGLKLGDAAAWSPEEMYRYGGFTTLYGPAIAMLKQMDKIGQNEDNNLSGVFGDLLKRANDPPPGVPGSSGPSSQHLRPHPHSRGSNTGFLSRDVRSVVSASTNAASRTTTVRSEKGEAGEIW; encoded by the exons ATGGAGGAATACGTCGAGTTCTACCAGACCTCGTGCTGGTCCTATAAGCCCAAAGCGATCAAAAAGGTCATCGAGAAACTTGCTGCACAGCCAGTG CACAATGGGAGAGTAGAGGTCCTGTACGACCTCGAGCAGCGATGGTTCAAGATCACCTGCCATCAAGACGATGCCGAGACTCTCCGCCGGCGATTTGCGGCTGTGGCTGCAGAGATCGAAGAGGATGCTCTTGGCTCCGACTACGAGAAGGTTCTAGGTCCAAGCTGCTACTTTGAC ACCGACATCGACAATGAATGGATTGCTGGTGAACAAGAGTATCTGAACCTTCTCCGGTCCCATGAGGCTGAATTCAAGGCGTATGCCTTCCCAACTGCGCTTGCCAGTTTCCAGTTCAAGACCTGCTGGGACTCCCTCGAGAAGCGAGACGACGGACTTACCCTCGATCATGTCGTGTCCGACGATAAACTGTCACAGATGGAACAAGAAACCAACGTGCGCATCGTGACAGACCTGGGCAAGTCACTGGTCTTCATCGGATCGCACACCAAGGATTGCATCCACAAGGCCAAGGGAAAGCTGGACGTCCTGCTGGCCAGTAAA AACATGGCCCTCCTCTCTCTTCGAAATGACCATGTCCTTTTTACTGACAACTACGTCGATGAGAAACTCCGTCCAGGTTTCATGGTTGATCTCCGATACATGACCAATATTCACCCAAGACTTACCTCGTCGACATTGCTCGATCCAGCGACTGTCAGAAGGCTGGACGGGGCTTATTCGCGCATGTATGAACAAGGAGTTTCTCTGCGGCTATGCCCCTACAGTCACAAGAAAAAGTGGCATGTCTCCCTTCTTGGCCCTCACATTCCGGAGCCAAAGACACAGCAGAGATACGTTTTGAACAGCCGTCCGACCATGCTTGAGAAGGACTCAGATGAGCGCCCTATTACAGCGCCGGTGTCACAAGTACAAGCGAGAGCCACAACTACTGAGAGCCGGGTGGTTAGCTGGATGGAAGGTCTCTCGATAGCGCCCAGCTCTGAGCTTCGCAACAATGATCTCTCAGCTGAGCCCTGTGTGCACCCATTCGACCTTGAGCAAGATATTTTGGGTCCTCTAGTCGAAGTTCCTGCGATATCCACTACCGCCAGTGCAACGGAACTCATAGATATGGACAGTCCTAGTGGTCTCGATGAGGCGGCTCTGAATACACCTGTTCGTCCGCTTCAGGATATTGTGGAAGTCTCAGCTCCACCGCTTATTACCGTCGCTCCTAGTGGTGAAAGTGGCCATTCTCAGCATTCTGGGTCGACTACAAGCTCCTTGATGGAATTCAGCG ATGATGATGTACCTACCCCGACACCTTTTAAATATCACGATGACTTCAGCACCAAACGCTTCCAAGCCATGAACCAGCAGTCTGGCCAAACTGCCAAGAAGGCAACCCCTGCGCCATCTGCCGTTTCGAAACCTGCGTCGAAGGCAACGCAAAAGACCTCAAACGCGGTGGGCATGGCGGCTCCAAGCTGGACATACGGCACTGTGCCTTTTGCCGAGAAACTCAACATGGCTATCGCAAAGCTCCTTCACAAGGCACCTTACCGACGAGGCTGGGTTGAAGTGCGGGTAGAGTTTGGTCGTATCCTTCTGGGAGACTGTGATGAGAGCGCTCTGTCGTTCAATTCTGGACAGTCTGCTGCCGACGGATGGAATAACCAAGTTGTTGTGTATATGTTGGAACAAGCCTCCCGGAAACTCGACACGGACAAGAGGCGCAAGGATCTTCGATTCACCAaaatcctcaccacccatgGATGCGATGCTGAGGCGCTTCTCAACATGTGGAATGATGGCAAGCAGATTTGGGATCCGGAGCAGCGCAAGGTTGACATCACATACGCTATTCATTGCGAGATGAAGCgcaaaggggaagaagagtcGTATCGATTTGCTATTGAGGCACGCCAGAACGATACCCACTGTTCTGTGATGGTCAAGCCTTTCCACCCTATACATGATGGCGATGGAATTGCGCCCGTTTATGTCCATGGCTTGAGGCACAACTGGGATATGCGGGTCATGTTATCACATGTTGACCATGATGAGGTCGACAAGCGTGTCAGCCGCTTCGCCATGGTTGTTTTTAACAGTCTTCAGATTCG GGATAACAACGGCCCAAACCTCACCTTCTGCGTTCCCAACTACTCGGCGACTGTCACAGCTGTTAGAGCTCTCACCCGATGGTACTACCCGAGTATTGATAGACAAAACGAGCTTCAGATTACCGAGGTTGAGCAGCTTGACATGGATACGATCGAGGATATCCCCAACGCCGCTCCAGGAGAGAAAACCAAGAGGATTCATGCCCACCCACGCCTTGCAAAAGCCTGTCAAATCAAGCAGCGCCAGGGTGACTTTGAGCGCTGGTACGAGGCCGCAGTGCTCTCGACCCAACTACAGGAATCTTGTCAGATGAACTCTGGGCTCAAACTTGGAGATGCGGCCGCGTGGAGTCCAGAGGAGATGTATCGATATGGTGGTTTTACCACCCTGTATGGTCCTGCTATTGCCATGCTCAAACAAATGGACAAGATTGGTCAAAATGAAGACAACAATCTCTCAGGGGTGTTTGGAGACCTGCTGAAGCGGGCGAACGACCCCCCGCCTGGTGTTCCTGGGTCTTCTGGGCCTTCCAGCCAGCACTTGCGACCGCACCCCCACAGCCGTGGTAGCAACACTGGTTTTTTATCTCGAGACGTGCGGTCAGTAGTCTCTGCTTCGACCAATGCGGCCTCGAGAACAACGACTGTGAGGAGCGAGAAGGGAGAGGCGGGTGAGATATGGTGA
- a CDS encoding uncharacterized protein (COG:S; EggNog:ENOG503P6CM) gives MSLSKPSLPLIKTSTLLLTAFTTGLSLTFSTLITPLLLTSPTPLMLQQWKKVFLTGKSHMPPLSILSAIGFFYLAAKSPAHRNLWTTAGGLSVGVIPYTLALMMGTNNALLKREADLTARVKTSGAVVVSESEEKGAKELVDWWGVLNLGRTGMLLGALGVGAWTSLH, from the coding sequence ATGTCCCTCTCCAaaccttccctccccctcatcaaaacctccaccctcctcctaacAGCCTTCACAAccggcctctccctcacTTTCTCCACCCTCATTACCCCCTTGCTGCttacctccccaaccccgctCATGCTCcagcagtggaagaaggtgTTCCTAACCGGTAAATCCCACATGCCGCCTTTGTCCATCCTCTCGGCGATCGGGTTTTTCTACCTTGCTGCAAAGTCACCTGCTCATCGAAACCTCTGGACGACAGCTGGAGGTTTGAGCGTGGGGGTTATTCCTTATACCTTGgctttgatgatgggaactAATAACGCGCTGCTGAAGAGAGAGGCGGATCTGACTGCGAGGGTGAAGACGAGTggcgcggtggtggtgagtgagagtgaggagaagggagcgaaggagctggtggattggtggggggtgttgaatCTGGGAAGGACGGGGATGCTGTTGGGGGCTTTAGGGGTTGGGGCTTGGACTTCATTGCATTAA
- a CDS encoding uncharacterized protein (EggNog:ENOG503PRN0): protein MAHHTKRSHNNRLVVNGTAIVNHPSSTGVADATLAQQTASFSHTLLAHRTNSSCNKSKATTTNSYIKTSAKALIPLLSSLSSIAAAHTTNLKKSRLSSGPQTLSSATTKFLYKRLRKHDRATSSYFQKRKQWKRTHRRVAVRIMTSPSQPGLPAAYEPLSDEETVNQPISSSTNSSRSTSPSDSSSSRQQSESVTSVSSFASSQKSTDGKSEKVEEKERVKTKVEIKVEAASISTQATEAAAITTSGTRTNPAKRKHEETEDDPTPQPKKVVKSIRLVIKKPTVAILPPPSAIGAATEEPPLMSGARASPPPPMATAVAKPTTKIILKRPSSSVAPPVMTPAVGNNGDHGETAKQKKLDKGKRKLIEQEDDDDEETIPPSKKARYTKNTYQGPDKPLPKMEYFERRRHEMLADPLGYDDLVRDTNKQPDAYTRKKFLRWEKHYRHPKPEKFEMSGALNPPDMTSALAGTPKKKGGESLSRNARKRAHRKRAEEEANALRREKSRERTTSGGETEGEEKLTGKGKGVARIGQGKDASIGYNKQQQQRMKSTGRQYNGGSVY, encoded by the coding sequence ATGGCGCATCACACCAAGCGCTCTCACAACAATAGACTTGTTGTCAATGGCACTGCCATTGTCAACCACCCATCATCGACGGGTGTTGCTGATGCCACGCTTGCCCAACAAACTGCCTCCTTTTCTCACACCCTACTTGCTCACAGAACCAATTCTTCCTGCAACAAGTCGAaagcaacaaccaccaactcTTACATCAAAACATCTGCCAAAGCACTTATTCCTCTTCTATCTTCCTTGTCCTCAATAGCTGCTGCTCACACAACCAATCTCAAAAAGTCCCGACTTTCATCTGGGCCCCAGACCTTGTCTTCTGCGACCACTAAGTTCCTGTACAAGAGACTCCGCAAGCACGACCGCGCGACCTCCTCCTATTTTCAGAAAAGAAAGCAGTGGAAGCGCACTCACCGCCGTGTTGCTGTCAGAATAATGACTTCTCCTAGCCAACCCGGCCTCCCTGCGGCCTATGAGCCTTTGTCAGATGAAGAGACAGTCAACCAGCCCATTTCAAGCAGCACCAATTCTTCCAGGAGCACCTCGCCTTCGGATAGCAGCAGTAGTCGCCAGCAATCAGAGTCTGTCACCTCAGTGTCTAGCTTTGCGTCTTCGCAAAAGAGTACCGATGGCAAGTCTGAGAAGgtagaggagaaggaaagagTCAAAACCAAAGTCGAAATTAAGGTTGAGGCTGCCAGCATCAGCACTCAAGCCACCGAGGCGGCTGCCATCACTACCAGCGGCACCAGAACCAACCCGGCCAAGAGAAAACATGAAGAGACTGAGGATGACCCGACGCCTCAGCCGAAGAAGGTTGTGAAGTCAATCAGGCTGGTTATTAAGAAACCCACTGTCGCTAtcttgccgccgccctctGCGATAGGCGCCGCCACCGAGGAGCCCCCTCTGATGTCTGGAGCTCGGGCTagcccaccacctcccatgGCAACTGCTGTCGCTAAGCCTACCACCAAAATCATCCTCAAGCGGCCTTCTTCCAGCGTTGCCCCCCCAGTCATGACCCCAGCCGTTGGCAATAACGGGGATCACGGGGAAACGGCCAAGCAGAAGAAGTTGGATAAGGGGAAGCGCAAGCTCATCGAacaagaggatgatgatgacgaagagaCCATTCCCCCCTCAAAGAAGGCCAGATACACCAAAAACACCTACCAGGGTCCAGACAAGCCCTTACCAAAGATGGAGTATTTTGAGCGCCGTCGTCACGAAATGCTTGCTGATCCTCTTGGGTATGACGACCTCGTTCGGGACACGAATAAGCAGCCTGATGCCTACACCCGAAAGAAGTTCTTGCGATGGGAGAAACATTACCGACACCCCAAGCCTGAGAAGTTTGAGATGAGCGGTGCGCTCAATCCGCCAGACATGACTTCTGCACTTGCTGGCacccccaagaagaaggggggagagagcCTCTCCAGGAATGCCCGGAAGCGCGCTCATAGGAAGagagctgaggaggaagccaaTGCTTTGCGTCGGGAGAAGTCACGGGAAAGGACCACATCTGGCGGGGAGacagagggcgaggagaagctcactgggaagggaaaaggggtCGCCAGGATTGGGCAGGGCAAAGACGCCAGTATAGGTTATaacaagcaacaacaacagcgcATGAAGAGCACCGGTAGACAATACAATGGCGGTTCAGTTTATTGA